Proteins co-encoded in one Arachis hypogaea cultivar Tifrunner chromosome 13, arahy.Tifrunner.gnm2.J5K5, whole genome shotgun sequence genomic window:
- the LOC112735861 gene encoding expansin-A12-like produces the protein MGVVAKKKSDSARKAVCLVRMKMAPLIMISSCFVWNLFMVLIGVSVSVPVEAKSWLKAHATFYGANQSPISLGGACGYDNTFHAGFGVNTAAVSTMLFRGGEACGACYQVICDYRVDPKWCLRRRSVTVTATNFCPPNNQGGWCDPPHHHFDMSAPSFFRIARQGSEGIVPVLYTRVPCKRRGGVRFTLRGQSNFNMVMISNVGGSGDVKAVSIKGSRGRSSWLPMHRNWGANWQSSVDLRNQRLSFKLTLADGNTLQFLNVVPSSWRFGQTFSSRNQFS, from the exons ATGGGAGTAGTTGCCAAAAAAAAAAGCGATTCAGCAAGAAAAGCAGTTTGTCTAGTGAGAATGAAAATGGCGCCTCTTATTATGATTTCATCATGTTTCGTTTGGAATCTCTTTATGGTTCTTATCGGAGTAAGTGTTAGTGTCCCTGTTGAAGCTAAATCTTGGCTTAAAGCTCATGCAACCTTCTACGGGGCCAATCAAAGTCCCATCAGCCTCG GGGGAGCTTGTGGTTATGACAACACCTTTCATGCTGGGTTTGGTGTGAACACTGCGGCAGTGAGCACCATGCTCTTCAGAGGTGGTGAGGCTTGTGGAGCATGCTACCAAGTGATTTGCGACTACCGGGTCGACCCAAAATGGTGCCTCCGGCGACGAAGTGTGACCGTAACTGCCACCAATTTTTGCCCTCCGAACAACCAGGGAGGGTGGTGTGATCCACCTCACCATCACTTTGATATGTCCGCTCCGTCTTTCTTTCGCATTGCAAGACAAGGCAGTGAAGGCATTGTTCCCGTTCTCTATACAAG GGTGCCATGCAAAAGAAGAGGTGGAGTGAGATTCACGTTGAGGGGGCAATCCAATTTCAACATGGTGATGATATCCAACGTGGGAGGCAGCGGGGACGTGAAGGCCGTCTCGATCAAAGGATCGAGAGGCCGCTCGTCTTGGCTGCCTATGCACCGCAACTGGGGAGCCAACTGGCAAAGCAGTGTGGATCTCCGGAACCAGAGGCTCTCATTCAAGCTAACATTGGCAGATGGGAATACACTGCAGTTTCTCAATGTTGTTCCTTCTAGTTGGAGGTTTGGACAGACGTTTTCATCAAGAAACCAGTTCTCCTGA